The following are from one region of the Nocardioides marmotae genome:
- a CDS encoding SigE family RNA polymerase sigma factor, which translates to MAGPDTSRAGFEEFVVARRGALLRTAYLLTGSHEDAEDLVQVALVKVVPHWARIADRPEPYVRRVLARESVSRWRRRRWREVSTAEPPEVRALGDGAGEASDRDLLRSALAALPPRQRAVIVLRYYEDLTEQQTAEALGVAVGTVKSQAREGLARLRALVPQAVDGAPTTVEA; encoded by the coding sequence GGAGTTCGTGGTGGCGCGGCGCGGGGCGCTGCTGCGCACGGCGTACCTGCTCACCGGCAGCCACGAGGACGCCGAGGACCTCGTCCAGGTGGCGCTGGTGAAGGTGGTGCCGCACTGGGCGCGGATCGCGGACCGACCCGAGCCGTACGTCCGGCGCGTGCTGGCCCGGGAGAGCGTGTCGCGGTGGCGGCGGCGCCGCTGGCGGGAGGTCAGCACCGCCGAGCCGCCCGAGGTGCGGGCGCTCGGGGACGGCGCCGGGGAGGCGTCCGACCGCGACCTGCTCCGGTCGGCGCTGGCCGCGCTGCCGCCGCGGCAGCGGGCGGTGATCGTGCTGCGCTACTACGAGGATCTCACCGAGCAGCAGACCGCGGAGGCGCTCGGCGTCGCGGTCGGCACCGTGAAGTCGCAGGCCCGCGAGGGGCTGGCGCGGCTGCGGGCGCTGGTCCCGCAGGCGGTCGACGGCGCGCCGACTACGGTGGAGGCATGA
- a CDS encoding thiamine-binding protein, translating into MIVAFSISPTTGDETGGVSEAVAAAVRVVRESGLPNETNAMFTNIEGEWDEVMAVVKKAVDVVAEVSPRVGLVLKADIRPGFTGQLSAKVERVERALEQA; encoded by the coding sequence ATGATCGTGGCGTTCAGCATCAGCCCCACCACCGGCGACGAGACCGGGGGTGTCTCCGAGGCCGTCGCCGCCGCCGTCCGGGTGGTCCGCGAGTCCGGGCTGCCGAACGAGACGAACGCGATGTTCACCAACATCGAGGGGGAGTGGGACGAGGTGATGGCCGTGGTCAAGAAGGCCGTCGACGTCGTCGCCGAGGTCTCCCCGCGGGTGGGTCTCGTGCTCAAGGCCGACATCCGGCCCGGGTTCACCGGCCAGCTCAGCGCCAAGGTCGAGCGGGTCGAGCGCGCGCTCGAGCAGGCGTGA
- a CDS encoding DUF3105 domain-containing protein, translating into MGPPVGPPTDPPAGPPSPQRDRFSVVALASIAVAALLLVAVGVPVAVGQMRSEEAADVERDLSEVVAVEDLSTEHTTGDVTYPHTPPIGGPHHPRWLDCGVYDEPVREENVVHDLEHGTVWITYDPDLSADDVAALAEQLPANGILSPYPDLPAPVVVTVWGRQLRLVGADDPRLGLFVETFGGGETAPEPFASCAGGVPDPQGGEGTGTEGATV; encoded by the coding sequence GTGGGCCCTCCGGTGGGGCCGCCGACCGATCCTCCCGCCGGGCCGCCGTCGCCGCAGCGGGACCGGTTCAGCGTCGTCGCGCTGGCCTCGATCGCGGTGGCGGCGCTGCTCCTCGTCGCGGTCGGGGTGCCGGTCGCGGTGGGGCAGATGCGCTCCGAGGAGGCCGCGGACGTCGAGCGCGACCTCAGCGAGGTCGTGGCCGTCGAGGACCTCAGCACCGAGCACACCACCGGTGACGTGACGTACCCCCACACCCCGCCGATCGGCGGACCGCATCACCCGCGGTGGCTGGACTGCGGCGTGTACGACGAGCCGGTGCGCGAGGAGAACGTCGTGCACGACCTCGAGCACGGCACCGTCTGGATCACCTACGACCCCGACCTCTCTGCGGACGACGTCGCGGCGCTGGCCGAGCAGCTGCCCGCCAACGGCATCCTCTCGCCCTACCCGGACCTGCCCGCTCCCGTCGTCGTCACGGTCTGGGGCCGCCAGCTGCGCCTGGTCGGCGCGGATGACCCGCGGCTGGGGCTCTTCGTGGAGACCTTCGGCGGCGGCGAGACCGCCCCCGAGCCGTTCGCGTCCTGCGCCGGCGGCGTCCCCGACCCGCAGGGCGGCGAGGGCACCGGCACTGAGGGCGCCACGGTCTGA
- a CDS encoding YjbQ family protein, producing the protein MDSETRTYRTGAEDTVLDLTRDCADFVRGRGDGLLHLFVPHATAGLAILETGSGSDDDLLAALGDLLPADDRWRHRHGTPGHGRSHVMPALVPPYASVPVLGGELALGTWQSICLVDLNVDNHQRHVRFSFLAG; encoded by the coding sequence ATGGACTCCGAGACCAGGACCTACCGGACCGGCGCCGAGGACACCGTGCTCGACCTGACGCGGGACTGCGCGGACTTCGTGCGCGGCCGCGGGGACGGGCTGCTCCACCTGTTCGTGCCGCACGCGACGGCCGGGCTGGCGATCCTCGAGACCGGCTCCGGCAGCGACGACGACCTGCTCGCCGCCCTCGGCGACCTGCTGCCGGCCGACGACCGCTGGCGCCACCGGCACGGCACCCCTGGCCATGGCCGCTCCCACGTGATGCCGGCGCTGGTCCCGCCGTACGCCTCGGTGCCGGTGCTCGGCGGGGAGCTCGCGCTCGGGACCTGGCAGAGCATCTGCCTGGTCGACCTCAACGTCGACAACCATCAGCGGCACGTCCGGTTCAGCTTCCTGGCCGGCTGA
- a CDS encoding HNH endonuclease signature motif containing protein, with protein MALIATLEHPLDTPADVLASARAEQKAADAAEARLLEAAVQWCVLHPAESLDEAATRSVFRGFGDKPVCLAGEGAPFVTEFAVVEFAAGLGKSEDAGRAYLAEALELRYRLPKLWAKVTSLDLPAWKARSLARRTLHLPKKGAAFVDTHLAPVASTIGPAALERLLEEALVRFDPDEAQRVATERAEARHVTIQSRQVSFDGHVDVWATLDLADALDLDDALAKGAARLEQLGCTDTLDARRSVALGDMARRQMQLEFDTDPKPLVVHVHQHPDGTLDDITRVENIRGFVLTTQLADWCIRAARGQATITVKPVIDLAERIHVEAYEVPDRLSTQTRLRDLHCVFPWCTRPAHATSRIDDDHVIPHARGGPTATENIAPLCRRHHRAKTHAGWSQQSPSPGTFQWRSPTGLTYRVDHHGTHDLGPEPPPT; from the coding sequence ATGGCCTTGATCGCGACGCTCGAGCACCCGCTGGACACCCCAGCCGACGTGCTCGCGTCCGCCCGGGCCGAGCAGAAGGCGGCCGACGCCGCAGAAGCCCGTCTCCTGGAGGCAGCGGTCCAGTGGTGCGTGCTGCACCCGGCGGAGTCGTTGGACGAGGCAGCGACGCGGTCGGTGTTCCGTGGGTTCGGTGACAAGCCCGTCTGCCTCGCGGGTGAGGGTGCTCCGTTCGTGACCGAGTTCGCGGTGGTCGAGTTCGCGGCCGGGCTGGGGAAGTCGGAGGACGCCGGCCGCGCCTACCTCGCCGAGGCGCTCGAGCTGCGGTACCGGCTGCCGAAGCTGTGGGCGAAGGTGACCTCGCTCGATCTGCCCGCGTGGAAGGCCCGGTCGCTGGCGCGGCGGACGCTGCACCTGCCGAAGAAGGGCGCCGCGTTCGTCGACACCCACCTCGCCCCGGTCGCCTCGACGATCGGGCCGGCGGCGTTGGAGCGGTTGCTGGAGGAGGCGTTGGTCCGGTTCGATCCCGACGAGGCGCAGCGGGTGGCGACCGAACGGGCCGAGGCCCGGCACGTCACGATCCAGTCCCGGCAGGTGTCCTTCGACGGGCACGTCGACGTCTGGGCGACCCTCGACCTGGCCGATGCGCTCGACCTCGACGACGCGCTGGCGAAGGGCGCGGCGAGGCTGGAGCAGCTGGGGTGCACCGACACCCTGGATGCCCGCCGGTCAGTCGCCCTGGGTGACATGGCCAGGCGGCAGATGCAGCTCGAGTTCGACACCGACCCCAAGCCCCTCGTGGTCCACGTCCACCAGCACCCGGACGGGACCCTGGATGACATCACCCGCGTGGAGAACATCCGCGGGTTCGTGCTCACCACCCAGCTCGCCGACTGGTGCATAAGAGCTGCACGAGGACAGGCCACGATCACCGTGAAGCCCGTCATCGACCTGGCCGAGCGGATCCACGTCGAGGCCTACGAGGTCCCCGACCGCCTCTCGACCCAGACCCGGCTCCGCGACCTGCACTGCGTCTTCCCCTGGTGCACCCGACCCGCCCACGCCACCAGCCGGATCGACGACGACCACGTCATCCCCCACGCCAGGGGCGGACCGACAGCGACCGAGAACATCGCCCCACTCTGCAGACGCCACCACCGCGCCAAGACCCACGCCGGCTGGTCACAGCAGTCACCCTCGCCGGGAACGTTCCAGTGGCGCAGCCCCACCGGCCTCACCTACCGCGTCGACCACCACGGCACCCACGACCTCGGCCCCGAACCGCCCCCGACATAG
- a CDS encoding NUDIX domain-containing protein, whose protein sequence is MSEPTRFAAVLLVDRRGWVLLQERDEHAAIDPETWGMPGGHVEDGEGFEEAAYRELAEETGVRLAPGELQFWREFATEHASYGVGSMQVYVAEVDLTDDDIVCGEGRRIVFVDPAVVPRLELTGATYDALPAFLSSELYSTMAP, encoded by the coding sequence ATGAGTGAGCCGACCCGCTTCGCCGCCGTCCTGCTCGTCGACCGCCGCGGCTGGGTGCTCCTCCAGGAGCGCGACGAGCACGCGGCCATCGACCCCGAGACGTGGGGGATGCCCGGCGGCCACGTCGAGGACGGCGAGGGCTTCGAGGAGGCGGCCTACCGCGAGCTGGCCGAGGAGACCGGCGTACGGCTGGCGCCGGGGGAGCTGCAGTTCTGGCGGGAGTTCGCCACCGAGCACGCGTCGTACGGCGTGGGCTCGATGCAGGTCTACGTCGCCGAGGTCGACCTCACCGACGACGACATCGTGTGCGGCGAGGGACGCCGCATCGTGTTCGTCGACCCGGCGGTGGTGCCGCGGCTGGAGCTGACCGGGGCGACGTACGACGCCCTCCCGGCGTTCCTCTCCAGCGAGCTCTACAGCACGATGGCCCCATGA
- a CDS encoding SMP-30/gluconolactonase/LRE family protein, with protein MTTASSTGLTVHPVPGQGAEDVVVATSGPDEGCVFTGTEDGSIFRVSPDGARIDRVAHTGGRPLGIELDGDGRLLVCDAKRGVLRVDPSTGGVETVTDRVGGQPMVFCNNAAIAGDGTVWFSDSSTRYGIERWKDDFIQVTRTGRLMRMATDGTVEVVLDGLAFANGVALSKDEDFVCVAETGARTVVRRWLTGDRAGMRDLLCQNLPGYPDNIARGSDGLIWVTLASPRDTVVERLQTAPLRVRKLVTRIPAKLQPQPARTVRVQAYDDAGRLVHDLDLPSDGFHMVTGVREHDGRVWMGSLHEPAIAAHDL; from the coding sequence ATGACCACCGCGAGCAGCACGGGCCTGACCGTCCACCCCGTCCCCGGGCAGGGCGCCGAGGACGTCGTCGTCGCGACCTCCGGGCCCGACGAGGGGTGCGTCTTCACCGGCACCGAGGACGGCAGCATCTTCCGGGTCTCCCCGGACGGCGCGCGGATCGACCGCGTCGCGCACACCGGCGGGCGGCCGCTGGGCATCGAGCTCGACGGCGACGGCCGGCTGCTCGTGTGCGACGCCAAGCGCGGCGTGCTGCGCGTCGACCCCTCGACCGGTGGCGTCGAGACGGTCACCGACCGGGTCGGCGGGCAGCCGATGGTCTTCTGCAACAACGCCGCGATCGCCGGCGACGGGACGGTGTGGTTCTCCGACTCCTCCACCCGCTACGGCATCGAGCGGTGGAAGGACGACTTCATCCAGGTCACCCGCACCGGCCGGCTGATGCGGATGGCGACCGACGGCACCGTCGAGGTCGTGCTCGACGGGCTCGCCTTCGCCAACGGCGTCGCGCTGAGCAAGGACGAGGACTTCGTCTGCGTCGCCGAGACCGGCGCGCGTACCGTCGTACGACGGTGGCTGACCGGCGACCGCGCCGGGATGCGCGACCTGCTGTGCCAGAACCTCCCCGGCTACCCCGACAACATCGCCCGCGGCAGCGACGGGCTGATCTGGGTGACGCTGGCCAGCCCGCGCGACACCGTCGTCGAGCGGCTCCAGACCGCGCCGCTGCGGGTGCGGAAGCTGGTCACGCGCATCCCCGCGAAGCTGCAGCCCCAGCCCGCGCGCACCGTCCGGGTGCAGGCCTACGACGACGCCGGCCGGCTCGTCCACGACCTCGACCTGCCCAGCGACGGCTTCCACATGGTGACCGGGGTGCGCGAGCACGACGGCCGGGTCTGGATGGGCAGCCTGCACGAGCCGGCGATCGCGGCGCACGACCTGTGA
- the dxs gene encoding 1-deoxy-D-xylulose-5-phosphate synthase, with protein sequence MSLLDSISGPRDLRELTPEELDALASEIRDLLVQTCSLIGGHLGPNLGVVELTLAIHRVFDSPRDRIVLDTGHQSYVHKILTGRGGQFDGLRKEGGLSGYPSQAESEHDVVENSHASTALSYADGLAKAFAIRGEDRHTVAVIGDGALTGGMAWEALNNIAIAKDSRLVIVVNDNGRSYTPTIGGLANALTTLRTNPRYEQVLDLVKKRLNAVPGVGPAAYDALHAMKKGLKDALAPQGLFEDLGLKYVGPVDGHDTAAMEAALEKAKRFGGPVIVHALTRKGFGYDAAEKHEADQFHSPQPFDIETGEEKARGRIWTDVFADEIVRIGQRRKDVVAITAAMMHPVGLDHFQARFPERTFDVGIAEQHAATSAAGLAMGGLHPVVAVYATFLNRAFDQVLMDCALHRTGVTFVLDRAGVTGDDGASHNGMWDMSILQVVPGLRLAAPRDAARLRELLNEAVEVDDAPTVVRFPKGPPPADVEAIGKAGGADVLVRNGPKDVLVVAVGSMNEVALGVADRLVAQGIGVTVVDPRWVKPVDPAIVELAREHRLVVSIEDNGVVGGCGAVLLQTLVEAGVTTPVRLRGIPQEFLQHAKRAAILERIGLTPQALALDIVEYMTSADVGRLPVDADHTV encoded by the coding sequence ATGTCGCTCCTCGACTCCATCTCCGGTCCGCGCGACCTGCGTGAGCTCACCCCCGAGGAGCTCGACGCGCTCGCGTCCGAGATCCGCGACCTGCTCGTGCAGACCTGCTCGCTGATCGGCGGCCACCTCGGGCCGAACCTCGGCGTCGTCGAGCTGACCCTCGCGATCCACCGCGTCTTCGACAGCCCGCGCGACCGGATCGTGCTCGACACCGGCCACCAGTCCTACGTCCACAAGATCCTCACCGGTCGCGGCGGGCAGTTCGACGGGCTGCGCAAGGAGGGTGGCCTCTCGGGCTACCCCAGCCAGGCCGAGTCCGAGCACGACGTCGTCGAGAACTCCCACGCCTCGACCGCCCTGTCCTACGCCGACGGCCTGGCCAAGGCCTTCGCGATCCGCGGCGAGGACCGGCACACCGTCGCGGTCATCGGCGACGGCGCGCTGACCGGCGGCATGGCCTGGGAGGCGCTCAACAACATCGCGATCGCCAAGGACAGCCGGCTGGTCATCGTCGTCAACGACAACGGCCGCTCCTACACCCCGACCATCGGCGGGCTCGCCAACGCACTGACCACGCTGCGCACCAACCCGCGCTACGAGCAGGTCCTCGACCTGGTCAAGAAGCGGCTCAACGCCGTCCCGGGCGTCGGCCCGGCGGCGTACGACGCGCTCCACGCGATGAAGAAGGGCCTCAAGGACGCGCTCGCGCCGCAGGGGCTCTTCGAGGACCTCGGCCTGAAGTACGTCGGCCCGGTCGACGGCCACGACACCGCCGCGATGGAGGCGGCGCTGGAGAAGGCCAAGCGCTTCGGCGGCCCGGTGATCGTCCACGCGCTGACCCGCAAGGGCTTCGGGTACGACGCCGCCGAGAAGCACGAGGCCGACCAGTTCCACTCCCCGCAGCCCTTCGACATCGAGACCGGCGAGGAGAAGGCCCGCGGCCGGATCTGGACCGACGTGTTCGCCGACGAGATCGTCCGGATCGGGCAGCGCCGCAAGGACGTCGTGGCGATCACCGCCGCGATGATGCACCCGGTCGGGCTCGACCACTTCCAGGCCCGGTTCCCCGAGCGGACCTTCGACGTCGGCATCGCCGAGCAGCACGCCGCGACCTCCGCGGCCGGCCTCGCCATGGGCGGGCTGCACCCCGTGGTGGCGGTCTACGCGACGTTCCTCAACCGTGCCTTCGACCAGGTCCTCATGGACTGCGCGCTGCACCGCACCGGCGTGACCTTCGTGCTCGACCGCGCGGGCGTCACCGGTGACGACGGCGCCTCGCACAACGGCATGTGGGACATGTCGATCCTCCAGGTCGTCCCGGGCCTGCGTCTCGCCGCCCCGCGCGACGCCGCGCGCCTGCGCGAGCTGCTCAACGAGGCGGTCGAGGTCGACGACGCGCCGACCGTGGTCCGGTTCCCCAAGGGTCCGCCGCCGGCGGACGTCGAGGCGATCGGCAAGGCCGGCGGTGCCGACGTGCTCGTGCGCAACGGCCCGAAGGACGTGCTGGTCGTCGCGGTCGGCTCGATGAACGAGGTCGCCCTCGGTGTCGCCGACCGGCTCGTCGCCCAGGGGATCGGCGTCACCGTCGTCGACCCGCGCTGGGTCAAGCCCGTCGACCCCGCGATCGTCGAGCTGGCGCGCGAGCACCGGCTCGTCGTCTCCATCGAGGACAACGGCGTGGTGGGCGGCTGCGGCGCCGTGCTGCTGCAGACCCTCGTCGAGGCCGGCGTCACCACGCCGGTGCGGCTGCGCGGCATCCCGCAGGAGTTCCTCCAGCACGCCAAGCGCGCCGCGATCCTCGAGCGCATCGGGCTGACGCCGCAGGCGCTGGCTCTCGACATCGTCGAGTACATGACCTCCGCGGACGTTGGTCGTTTACCCGTCGATGCCGACCACACCGTCTGA
- a CDS encoding peptidase MA family metallohydrolase — translation MPTTPSERSLRPHRPRSPRRSRRLAAQVACWALLAGALPACSLVGGDEDPATSAEAAGPPAAADVVAGLRRALERRADAVRRGDRRAFAAGLARRTPQVREQQLTWFDNLAQLPLAELGYAFDRQNIVRRGDAYWVVVEQSMQLAGYDDQPVVSHDRFLFRPAPRNERRMLLASVTDDAWEDEHDVRPQPWDLGPVQVRGGLGVLGVFDAGSVGSAAGVIASVERGIADVSAALPEPWRRTVVVYALSSTEFLQTIEELPGGDPERLDGVAFPVAAGPGQAGAAATRFALHPRMLARSGPQRDRLVRHELVHVALGERDDEAPVWLSEGIAEYVSVRPVDPADRVVAEAALGRAVEGVDGLPVGESFTAAGDAPVASYGLSWWVCEYVAGSFGEEALWALLDAFGSPGADEDEVLTRVLGLTADQLADRAARLMVATFVPGAGPGSGPEVGDQDPGAPSGVSSPSPSAPARPSSSALRRRSAS, via the coding sequence ATGCCGACCACACCGTCTGAGCGGTCCCTCAGGCCCCACCGGCCCCGCAGCCCCCGCCGCTCTCGGCGGCTCGCGGCCCAGGTCGCCTGCTGGGCGCTGCTGGCCGGGGCGCTGCCGGCCTGCTCGCTGGTCGGCGGCGACGAGGACCCGGCCACCTCGGCCGAGGCCGCCGGCCCGCCCGCGGCGGCCGACGTCGTGGCGGGGCTGCGCCGGGCGCTGGAGCGCCGGGCCGACGCCGTACGACGTGGTGACCGGCGCGCCTTCGCCGCCGGCCTCGCACGCCGTACCCCGCAGGTGCGCGAGCAGCAGCTGACCTGGTTCGACAACCTCGCCCAGCTGCCGCTGGCCGAGCTCGGGTACGCCTTCGACCGGCAGAACATCGTCCGCCGCGGCGACGCCTACTGGGTCGTGGTGGAGCAGTCGATGCAGCTGGCCGGGTACGACGACCAGCCGGTCGTCAGCCACGACCGCTTCCTGTTTCGGCCCGCACCGCGCAACGAGCGGCGGATGCTGCTCGCCTCGGTGACCGACGACGCGTGGGAGGACGAGCACGACGTGCGCCCGCAGCCGTGGGACCTCGGGCCGGTCCAGGTCCGCGGCGGGCTCGGGGTGCTCGGGGTCTTCGACGCCGGGAGCGTCGGCTCCGCGGCCGGCGTGATCGCCTCGGTCGAGCGGGGCATCGCGGACGTCTCGGCCGCGCTGCCCGAGCCGTGGCGGCGCACCGTCGTGGTCTACGCGCTGTCCTCGACGGAGTTCCTGCAGACGATCGAGGAGCTCCCCGGCGGCGACCCCGAGCGCCTCGACGGGGTCGCCTTCCCCGTCGCCGCCGGCCCGGGGCAGGCCGGCGCGGCCGCGACGCGCTTCGCGCTCCACCCGCGGATGCTCGCGCGCTCGGGGCCCCAGCGGGACCGGCTGGTGCGCCACGAGCTGGTCCACGTGGCGCTGGGCGAGCGCGACGACGAGGCGCCGGTCTGGCTGAGCGAGGGGATCGCCGAGTACGTCTCGGTCCGCCCGGTCGACCCCGCGGACCGGGTCGTCGCCGAGGCCGCGCTGGGCCGGGCGGTCGAGGGCGTCGACGGGCTCCCGGTGGGGGAGTCCTTCACCGCGGCGGGGGACGCGCCGGTGGCGAGCTACGGCCTGTCGTGGTGGGTCTGCGAGTACGTCGCCGGCTCGTTCGGCGAGGAGGCGCTGTGGGCGCTGCTCGACGCCTTCGGGTCACCCGGCGCCGACGAGGACGAGGTGCTCACGCGGGTCCTGGGGCTCACCGCCGACCAGCTCGCCGACCGGGCGGCGCGTCTGATGGTCGCCACGTTCGTGCCGGGGGCCGGCCCGGGCTCCGGTCCGGAGGTCGGGGATCAGGACCCGGGCGCGCCCTCGGGTGTCTCGTCGCCCTCGCCCTCGGCCCCGGCCCGGCCCTCGAGCTCGGCCTTGCGGCGCCGCTCGGCCTCGTAG
- a CDS encoding PLD nuclease N-terminal domain-containing protein, with amino-acid sequence MIKLLPGVLLFLLWAYCLVDAIVSDQARVRYLPKWAWIVIVLLFPLVGSIAWLVAGRPATAQRLSRERGGAPGFPEYERPGRLAASDPAKDEEFLRQVRARAEEQRRRYEAERRRKAELEGRAGAEGEGDETPEGAPGS; translated from the coding sequence GTGATCAAGCTGCTTCCCGGGGTGCTCCTCTTCCTGCTGTGGGCCTACTGCCTCGTCGACGCGATCGTCAGCGACCAGGCGCGGGTGCGGTACCTGCCGAAGTGGGCGTGGATCGTGATCGTGTTGCTCTTCCCGCTCGTCGGGTCGATCGCCTGGCTCGTCGCCGGCCGACCCGCCACGGCGCAGCGGCTGAGCCGGGAGCGGGGCGGGGCGCCGGGGTTCCCGGAGTACGAGCGGCCCGGCCGGTTGGCGGCGAGCGACCCGGCGAAGGACGAGGAGTTCCTCCGGCAGGTCCGGGCGCGGGCCGAGGAGCAGCGCCGGCGCTACGAGGCCGAGCGGCGCCGCAAGGCCGAGCTCGAGGGCCGGGCCGGGGCCGAGGGCGAGGGCGACGAGACACCCGAGGGCGCGCCCGGGTCCTGA